Genomic segment of Oncorhynchus keta strain PuntledgeMale-10-30-2019 chromosome 12, Oket_V2, whole genome shotgun sequence:
CCACCTGCCTGTAAGAAGTTTTCCCCACCTCGAGTGATATATGAAAAAGTGTATTTctgttgtttgtttttgtttttgtcttgCTTCAAATACAAATCTCAtcagattgggtctgctggatAGTCAGGATTTCTCCCTAAGGATTAGCCCTCTGACACCCTAAACCTGTAGTGAGATCGCCAAGATGATAGGGGAGTATAAGCCAATTTACAGTGTGTTGTTATTCTCCTAatactgacttgccaagttaaataaaggtttttgtATTAAGAATATTGGTAGTAGTAATAAtttgtcatacagtgagaaattgGTCTGGATTTCCTGAATCAGAATTACCCTAAACTAAACTGTTgttctggtctgtcctctctctaagTTTTGGTGAATGTGAGCACAGATGGTATCTAGATGCATGGAAGGGATAATTTGACGAAGAACCGTGTGAACCTCACCCCCTCTTACAGGCTGAAGTAATGGCGACAATGTTGTTCACTGTGATCCTTCTCCACTTCTACCGTGAGACTTGCTGGTGTACTGGTAGGAAAATGGACAAGACATAATGGACAGTGGCGCCTCAGTTGAGAGAAATCGGGACATTGTCAAGGGCCATCCACTTTGAACAAGTGCCATTGGGAGGATGAACTGAAACACTATCTGAAGGGAGGGGGGTGGTCAACCGTGCCCGTAATTGATTTAGGCTTATCCAAAATTGTTTATTTGGGGTATCAGATTGATTGTGGAGGTGTCCACACTGCAAAATGTATAATACTTTAGACTAGAAATGCATTAAGATACCATTCTGTCATTAACATGCCACTTGTGACAAAAGCTCCAGCTGAAATGTCATTGCCAGAATCCATAAATTAAAGTGTGTAATGAAGCATATGTGTAACTGTATGAAGCGAAGGTCTTAAGCCATGGTTTTACAAATTGGATTGTACAACTCAGAACGAAGGGTTTGAAAGTGTCTGTCGTTTTATGTGTTGATTTGGTTTACTTACTACTTTGATTTTAGATTTTAGCTTTATTATGATGCTTATGAATGAAATTAGCTTGACTCCCGTTAATTTAAGTTGAACCTTTATTTtgatatattataatatagaagCTCAAATCTAAATGCTTACATTAAAATTAATGATAATTATCACAGATGGAGTGATAAGAGGAGGGAATGTGATGGAACATTTTTTAattgtgcttttctaataaccaatttctgtgttcatgcaagtgactgataatttctttttgcttatttgagctgtttttggcataatatggacttggtcttttactaaatagggctatctcctgtataccatccttaccttttcacaacacaactgattgtctcaagtgactgattgaacaaatcctcactatcagtatctgcaatttggcagtatgcccagaaccttgttttgagaacgaaaggatatctcagtttcaaggtctcagcttggaGTCAAGAAGCCTTATGAGGTTTTGGTCTGTCACATGCACAAACCAAACGTTAATTATTAATTAATTATGAATTATGAATAAGctaagtactgaaattcccaaaGAAGAAACGTAACATTCTAGGAACAATTCTAGAACATTACTTTAAATATAACCAAATtttagaacattcccaatgtcaaactaTTTGGAGAATGTTCCTGGAATATtaccaaaaaatgtattaaatgtaaccatgtttgaactttcaGGAAATGTTCTGTTGAAGTAATGAAATAGCAAgaaaccaaaaaaaaaaatcaagttatttaaatgtgctgagaatctTACAAAGCCAAAACTCTCCTGCAATCATTaccagaaagttgtgggaaggttgaaTAATACATAACCATAGGACAACTACGCTCTAACcaagctgtaataaacattgttttcctgcagagttctgtcctactatccaggtctgcaCCCAAACAATtttaacttctacttttaaaaacccacctctctaaaaacaagtctctcacagttgccgcctgctatagaccatcctttgcccccagctgtgctctggatacgatatgtgaactgattgccccatatctatcttcagagctcatgctgctaggtgacctaaactatGACATGCTtaaacaccccggccatcctacaatctaatcttgatgccctcaatctcacacaaattatcaatgaacctaccaggtacaacgccaatgccgtaaacacgggcaccctcatagatatcatcctaaccaacttgccctctaaatacacatctgctgttttcaaccaagatctcagcgatcactgcctcattgcctgcatccgtaacgggtcagcggtcaaacgacctccactcatcactatcaaacgctccctgaaacacttcaacgagcaggcctttctaatcaacatGGACCGGGAATCCTGGAAGGATatcgacctcatcccgtcagtagaggatgcctggttatttaaaGAAAAtgcttaaataagcatgctccattcaagaaatttagaaccaggaacagatatagcccttggttctctccagacctgactgctctTAACCAACACAagaacatcctatggcgttctgcattagcatcgaatagcccccgtgaaatgcaactttttagggaagttagaaaccaatatacacagccagttagaaaagccaaggctagccttttcaagcagaaatttgcttccagcaacacaaactcaaaaaagttctgagacattgtaaagtccatggagaataagagcacagCTGCCCACtacacctcccagctgcccactgcactgaggataggaaactgtcaccaccaataaatccactataattgagaatttcaataagcatttttctaccatgctttccacctggccacgcctaccccagtcaacagcaccaccccccacagcaactcgcccaagccttccccatttctccttctcccaaatccagtcagctgatgttctgaaagagctgcaacatCTGGACCCCCAAAAATCAGCCGGCCGAGACAATCTGGAccatttctttctaaaattatctgccaaaattgttgcaacccagggcctcccgggtggggtagtggttaagagcgctgtaatgcagcgccagctgtgccatcagagactctgggttcgcgcccaggctctgtcgtaaccggccgcgacggggaggtccgtggggcaacgcacaattggcctagcgtcgtccgggttagggagggtttggcaggtagggatgtccttgtctcatcgcgcaccagcgactcctgtggcgggccgggcacagtgtgcgctaaccaaggctgccaggtgcacagtgtttcctctgacacattggtgcggctggcttccgggttggatgcgtgctgtgtaaagaagcagtgcggcttggttgggttgtgtatcggaggacgcatgactttcaaccttcgtctctcccgagcccgtacggaagttgtagcgatgagacaagacagtagccACTAAAAAAACAATTgttaccacaaaattggggagaaagaggtaaaattaaaaataaaataaaaataaaaaagaaattgttgcaacccctattactagccttttcaacctctctttcatatcgtctgagattcctaaagattggaaagcagctgcagtcatccccctcttcaaaggggggacactcttAACCCAAACTCCTACCCTGCCtgtctaaggtcttcaaaagccaacagaccatttcaaatcccaccgtaccttctccgctatgcaatctggtttcagagctgatcatgggtgcacctcagccacgctcaaggttctaaattatatcttaaccgccatcgataagaaacaatactgtgcagccgcattcattgacctggccaaggctttcaattctgtcaatcaccacatcctcatcggcagactcaacagctttGGTtcctcaaatgattgcctcgcctggttcaccaactacttctccgacagagttcagtgtgtcaaatgtgagggcctgttgtccggacctctggcagtctctatgggggtgccacaggattcaattcttgggccgacacTCTTCTCtgcatatatcaatgatgtcgctcttgctgctggtgagtctctgatccaactctacgcagatgacaccattctgtatacttctggcccttctttggacactgtgttaacaaccctccagacgagcttcaaggccatacaactctccttctgtggcctccaactgctcttaaatacaagtaaaactaaatgcatgctcttcaaccgatcgctgcctgcacctgcccaccagtccagcatcactactctggatggttctaacttagaatatgtgaacaactacaaatacctaggtgtctggttagactgtaaactctccttccagactcacatcaaacatctccaatccaaagtcaaatctagaattggcatcctatttcgcaacaaagcatccttcactcatgctgccaaacataccctcgtaaaactgaccatcttactgatcctcgactttggcgatgacattcacaaaatagccttcaacaccctactcaataaattggatgcagtctatcacagtgccatccgttttgtcaccaaagccccaaaaactacccaccactgcgacctgtatgcactcattggctggccctcgcttcatactcatcgccaaacccactggctccaagtcatctacaagaccctactaggtaaagtcccgccttatctctgctcgctggtcaccatagctgcaCCCATCCGTAACAcccgttccagcaggtatatatcacttgtcacccccaaagccaattcctctttttgccgcctctccttccagttctctgctgccaatgactggaacgaactacaaaaatctcttgAACTGGAAACACttttctccctcactagctttaagcaccatctGTTGAGCAACTcgcagatcactgcacctgtgcaTAGCcaatctataaatagcccaaacaactacctcttcccctactgtatttatttattttgctcctttgcaccccagtctttctactttgcacactcatctactgtcaaatctaccattccagtgttttaattgctatattgtatttacttcgccaccatggcctatttaatgcatttacctcccttatctcacctcacttgctcactttgtatatagacttatttttctattgtattattgactgtatgtttgttttactgcatgtgtaactctgtgttgttatatgtgtcgaactgctttgctttatcttggccaggacgcagttgtaaatgagaacttgttctcaacttgcctacctggttaaataaaggtgaaataaataaaaaatatgggtGCCAGCGGTCGGAGGGCATGCCTTTGTGGTGATACTGATGATTTGTCAGCACAGATGATTTGTTAACATAGCGGGTGAGAATAATTAACgaggcaggttaggtgaattaacatggcaggttaggagaactaatgcagcaggttaggtgaattaatGTAAAGAGAATGAGGCTAAGGTTAGAAACATAgttagggttaggcttagctGCGATGCTACATTTATCAACAACTGTTGTCCCTGACGCAATCACTAGATGGAGCTGTATGCCTACGAGATCTAGCCACGACAATATAAACGTAAACAACCCAGATGTGGAGAGAAATCATCAGTATCATAACACCTGCCTCACGCCCGGGGCTGGGAATTATTGCTCAACAGAATGTGATTAAAATCAATAAACCTCCCACTATACCTCCTCCATCACTCAGTGCAGACATCCACACACCTGTCTGATGAACTGACTgcactgcagagagggagggagggagggatagagagacagagaatagatagagatagaggggaaCAGTATAACATTGAACGAAGTGTTTAAAATAAACAAGTACAAAATCAACCAGTGAAAAACAGGTGTCAGCTTGAGTGGGGTGGTGAACATGTTGGTTGTTATCGGTGTGCCCAGCAGTGTGACCTGGGGCAGAGTTGTACGCTCGGTGAGATTAGGGGAAATGGCACGTGTTAGGCTACGGTGAGTTAGAGAGGGGGTAGGCAGGCAGCAGGTGCACTGTTGAAACAATAAACATCCACACGGACAGAGCCAAACTCCAAATAACTCATCCAGCTCAcagcacagagaggagagggagagtgccAAGGTGATGACTAGGCTGTATGTGTTTCATAAGTCATGCCACAGGAAGAGGCGGCCTTTGGTgccgctgcctgcctgccttctctGTTTTTCCATCTCTGCTGCTCATCCATGGATCTCCCTCTGACAGCCCGCTTAGATGTTGAACATGTCAATATAGCACTGTCAGATGGAAGATGACAGAGAGGAACACGACGAGAAAATAGGATTAGATGAAGGGAGACAAGAAATGACACATCAAGACAGCATCCAAATGACATGGTCACTGTCAAATGCTCTATTAGTCTTTGTCCAGAAGACACGCTGTAGGGGGTCCAATCAAAAACGCATATTTTGAACAATGGGCAATAATATATTACTTGTGTACATACTCCTCTAAGAAAACCAATGGTCCAACCCTCATGTCTATATCATAATCCATTCCATAATCCAGGCTCAACGTTGAACTCTTCATCTTTCTTCGCAAATCCAGAGGACATAAACCAATATTGAGGTAAGATAGACATACATTTGGAGACATGATGTAGTATTTTCATATTTTAGTATAATACGCTTTCATATTAATGAGAAATTCCTGTTCTTTTTTGATCTATGTGAAATGTCAACGGAGCACTGAGCATTCCTCAAACTTTCTATTTTCAAAGCCTTATACATGTAATTCAGCTTGTGTCATGCGACCTGTGGAAACAGCTTTACAGATGACTACAACAACATGTAAAATCCTCAAAAGTCACAGAGAAAGAGGCCCGGCTCTGTCAACAGAGCTTGGTGCTTATTGAGTACCagagtatgagtcataatacccataaaacctagcggtcaaacaaagTAATGGctccaattgtttttccaccattcatttttcccaaagGGTATTTTAGAAAAAGGTAAAATAAgtgctgtgttttgtgtaggcttaccctggtgtgatgttttgataaccatgtaaaatctctctcggacaaggtgacttttatcaatatattttccTGTATTTATCaccaaaatgaaatgctaattagctgcgaatgtggctatcatacagatatacaaatgccatgatgatctggatgagattgccgaatcgaggcaaaggtaagaatctctggattaactatctaatgttagatAATGTAGTAATTCATAAATTGGCAAAATTTCCTTAGattgacaattctgtgaactgtcttttGCAAGTTTTACATttacacaatacctgttagcaaaggcgACAGCAAACATgatgtgcaggagcttgcagggatttgtagtcttgcacaATGTCTACTTTGAGGCTAATCAGCATTTTTGATTTCTGAGAGTAAagccaaatatattgataaaagtcaccttgtccaatAGAGATTTACAGTTATCAAAATGTCCCACCAGAGCAAGGGGAagtctacacaaaacacagcccttactttaagtgtttctaaaattccctatgggaaaaatgaacgATGGAAAGCTATTGGAAACATTTCCCTGCTAGGTTTCTATTATCGGATATATTAGGTTACAAAATCCGACTTTTGGATATAATGTTAATATGTTAGAGAAATAACCCCCTGAAAGATTCAGAACATGAAGAATAATATTTGTCTTggttaaatgtattttataacataagGAAGTAACATTATCACCAAAGCGTGTTTTCACCCACTCTTGGCAGTTATGAAGTTGTAAACTCAACTACGGCTGTAACATCTGCCACAGATGGTTCAGCTAGGCTGCACATAACAGGGAATTGAGGGCTATGAGGAATGTTTGGAGCACAGAAAAAAAACACTTTATGGATTTCTTAACACACACACGTTCTGAAGAGATCAGGTTTTATGTAAGAGAGCAAACCTCATCCCAAACCTGAAGGCCCAGCTCGATCCACCCACCATGATGTTTACTTAAACAGACTTGACCTATGAGGTTTGTTTGGTAAACGGAGAGAGCACCACGCAGTTCTGTTCCTGTCACCCTGCTCCTGGACACAGGCTACCCGTCTCCTACTCCTCTGATGCCGAGGTGTTCTGTTGTGCAAACAGGGCCACTAACAGCCAGGGATGTTTCACACAGGAAGGACATCCACACATCCTTGGTTGGTCATATAACCTCCACCTCTTCAAATGCACAAAGTTGATCTGTTCTCCAACTACTGCGTGTCATCCAATGGTAAATTAAACCATCTAAAGTACTTTTCTAGTCTCTGAAGATTGTCAACAAATTTCCATTAAGTTCTTAAATAAAATGGTGTGAAAAATAAAATATGTATCCTAAAACCAAATGACCCCTCAAAAACAGCATACGTTTCAGGCACTAAAGTAAGAGTACACTTCTCTTTACTGAAACAGCCGAGATAAGGCCCTCACAACCAAATCTGTTAGTACTAGTGAGGGTTTATATCTATCATACTATGAGAGCACGTTAAATCTTACCTGAGAAAAAGACAATAGTATATTGCTAAATAATAGCCATAGATATCCACCAGATTGGGGAAGAGAGCATCCAAAATGGAAAGGATTATCTCCATCCTTGTCATTCCATGTCAAAGAAATACATTTGGAAAGTAGTAGATATCTTCAGCTCTAAGTTCCTTCTTGGATGTGGTGCCACGATGGACTGAAATATCTCGCTGCTTTTATACACGATTTGTGGAAAATAATTAAACTGTCAAAACAGCGAAAACATGCAACATAAAGCTTGGCCTGGTGGGGACTGAGCAGAGGGGTACACAATGATCATTGTCAATTATCATTTCCACACATGCAATATTTCCTTCCCAAATACAGAGCAGTGCTACCCCGATTCACACAATGGTTTACTGTGAGGGAAAGTGGACATTGACATTTTTTTAAAGCTCAGAACCCAAGCACCATTACATTATGAAAGCCATACTTTAAATGTAAAGTTAACGAATTCATGGGTTTTAAACTAAGACCGAATAACAGCAGGTGAAACCCGACTAAGCTGACACCTAAAGGAATGTCTACATTGAAACATGACTGCCACCTTGTGGTTGTTGTAATAGCATCCTTGACAGTGATGGGAGTATAGTACCACTCAGTACATAGGATCATTTTGCCCACAACTTGCTCCAATAGCAAGGGTGATAGATGCAAAAATATTACATTATTGAGCTGTATGTTTACAGATGAGGGCATTGTGTTTAGAAATACAAGCCTAAGTTGTCAAGACAAAAAAACATCTGAAAATGTGATTGTCTGCTGTTCACTGCTACCAAACAAACATGCCCTACTAACTTACTGTTTCCACCACACTGGTCTTTCAATAATGGCAATCTCAAATGCCCACTTAGGCTTTTGTCAAACATTTGTCATTCATTTTCTCAGTCACCATCATTGGATTCATGATGCAAACATATTCCCCTCAAAATGCAGACTTTGCATTGAGATTTACAAAGGAAACAAGTATTTATTGCATCAATACAGCATTGAATCACATACTAATGTACCTTAAAATAATCAAAATAACCTTTATGCAAAGGAAAATGTCTATATGCCTGTAAAAACCAAGACAAACAATGAATCAAACTTCACCTACCAAATGTCAAAGTAGGAGATATGACAACAGTAGTTTACAACTGCAATGAGAATGGGATTGCAAGAAATGATTATGTTTAACTGAGCAGGCATCCTGTAGTCCCATGTGGTCACTCAATTAGAACTGTCTGTTCAAGCGAACAAAAAAGTACACACGAGATAATCACAGCATATTATCTGTGCAAGCCATagtaggaacgacatttaaatcACAACAGTTACACACTAGATTTTTCCAAATGTACTTGGCCGTAGGCAATGCATGGCTCCCACAGAATGAGGAAAATAAAGTCATGTCCAGCTACAGTTAAGACTGCATATACTTAACACCAAAAGAATGGGGATGTCATCTACCTTATGCCCTGTTGACATTTTACGGGGATCACTGCTAGTGTATGATATTCCCGGTTCAACATACACAGCGAGATATACTACAACACCCTGTAGCTTGGCTTAAGTATGAAAGTCCATTTCACTCCCTCATTAATTCTGCCTACAGCCAGACATTCTCAGATACCATAGGGGGTTGCCTGTCCATCTGAGTCCACTAGCCAGTGACATGGTTCAGAGGGGTTTAGGCAGGGCAGAAACCTCGTCGAAACACGCATCATAGGCCTCCTTATAGTCCTCATGAGATTTGATCATGATGACGCAGGTGGGCCGCTTTGAGCCAGCAGACAAACCAAGGTCCTGAGGAGACAAATAACAAATCACATCATTGTGAGGttgtttgcaagttcaaatccccgagctgacaaggtacaacatctgtcgttctgcccctgaacaggcagttaacccactgttcctaggccgtcattgaaaataagaatttgttcttaactgacttgcctagtaaaataaataaaaaataaaaccatATGTTTAGTCGTATTAGACATGAAACCCCTGAACAAATGGGACGGTATGTGATTTACTGCTGGAAAACTAACACGGCAGCAATTCATATAGCTTAATCATTCAGCTATAGGTATCTGTCAatataaaggaaacacttgagtaaatgagggatacaaagtattgAGAAAGCAGGTGcgtccacacaggtgtggttcctgagttaatgaAGCAATTAACATCCACATAATACTTAAGgttatgtataaaaatgcccaagTGTCCATTGTTTTGGCAaccatggctagaagagatcCGACATTGAAAGAgtggtctcaaaggagcatagggagtttaaagtagaggtcgaccgattatgattttaacgccgataccgattattggaggacaaaaataaagatatttgtaatgatgacaattacaacaatactgaatgaacacatattttaacttaatataatacctaaataaaatctatttagtctcaagtAAATCACGAAACATGCTTAATTGGTTTAAATAacgcaaaaacagtgttggagaagtaaaagtgcaacatgtgccatgtaagaaaagCTAACGTTTGgcttccttgctcagaacatatgaaagctgatggttcaatattcccagttcttcaatattcccagttatgaagttttaggttgtagttattatatgaATTATGACGCGTCacctatttctctctataccatgtgtatttcatatacctttgactattggatattcttataggcactttaatattgccagcctaatctcaggagttgataggcttgaagtcataaacagcgctgtgagTCAAGCGCTGCTAAGAGCTAAGCGTTGCTAAGAGTTGCTAAGAGCTAAGcgttgctaagagctgctggcaaacacagtaaagtctgaatgaatgcttacgagcatgctgctgcctaccaccactcaatcaaatcatagacttaattataatatagtaaacacgagcctttggtcattaatatggtcaaatccggaaacaatcattttgaaaataaaacgcttattctttcagtgaaatatggaaccgttccgtattttatcgaacggttGGCAaacctaagtctaaatattgctatTACATTACACAACCCTCAATGTTATAATTATaaaaaattctggcaaattagttcgcaatgagccagacggcccaaactgttgcatataccctaaccctgcgtgcaatgaacacaaaAGTTGTGAcaattttaactaaatatgcaggttaaaaaaaatatatacttctgtgtatagattttaagaaaggcattgatgtttatggttaggtacattcgtgcaacgattgtgcttttttttccGCAAAAGAGCTTTTGTTAAAACGAAGTAGGCTGTCATTCGAttataaattaacaggcacctcattgattatttgcaacgcaggacaagctagttaacctagtaatatcaaccatgtgtagttaactagtgattatgttaagattgattgatttttataagaagtttaatgctagctagcaacttaccttggctccatgctgcactcgcgtaacaggtggtgaAGCCTGCCACGCAGCCTCCTCGTGGAATGCAACGTAAACGGCCATAATCAGcatccaaaaatgctgattaccgattgttatgaaaatgtATTTTGAATCGACAGGGCCGATTTTCAAGctaacacttatgggagattctggatcagcacctgagacagcgttttccaccaccatcaaggAAACACCAAATAATGGCGTTGCATCTCCAATAGTTCTAGACACTTGCAGAATCTATCGATGCGGTTCTGACAGcttgtggtggcccaacaccctattaagacactatgcTTGTGTTTATTTCGGCAATTACCTGTATATGGTTTACATTTTCCTCCAAGATGTATAGGTAAAATGGTTACTCACCACTTTTGAGGGAATGTAGGCATATGGCAAACTCCTGTCCTCACACATGACTGGTAGATGGCAGTAAACATCGATTGGAAGAGTATCCCCAGCCAACACCACAATGCTGCAAAAGAAGTTTGAATATATCAGTTATCTGGCTGATACACCTGAATAGGGGATAATGCATCACGCAGCTAACATTAGCACACTGAGAACAAAACTTACCCAGTTTCTCCTTTGTTGATGAACTTCTGGACTTCTTTCACTCCTCTGCGAATTTGTTTGAGCTTGGATGCTGAAAAGGGACAGAAGAGCGTTGGAAATAAGAAACCTGCTAGTCTTGTTGGTTGACAGTGTGTGGCAACAAACATTTGTTGCCGAATCGCTAGCTAGGACACGTGCTAACGTAGCATGCTAGAAAACTTTCACTATTTACCAAACTACACCACTTAGCTAGTTAACTTTCTTGACTGTATATCGCTAGCAAATCCATGTAATATCTTAGCATGTATTTGGCAGTAGGTACATGAACCCAATATGACTGGTTAAATTACCCTTTTTTACACATTTGTAAAGTTTCTTGCTTAGCTTCTTGGTGGCCAGTGGATTCGCGATTGGGTTCATGTTTGCGATCAACTCTAGATATGATTTCTCTGTCACTCCGGTCTCCGTCGCTCCAGCATCCTCCTTGATGGCCTTTTCCTCCTTTACCTTTGTCATGTTTTCGATTAAACAAATAATATTAAACAAAACGTTTGCTTGCTGTTTGCAGCGTGCTTTGCAAGGGGGAAAAAATGCTACACACGTGCTGCCTAAAAAGGTTTCCGGTAGTTGCGACGTGTTTCCGACACGCATGTATTTTGGGGGGGCGGACTACACCCCCAAAATTGTATTGCCGCCACTTACTGTGTG
This window contains:
- the LOC118370387 gene encoding H/ACA ribonucleoprotein complex subunit 2-like protein, which encodes MTKVKEEKAIKEDAGATETGVTEKSYLELIANMNPIANPLATKKLSKKLYKCVKKASKLKQIRRGVKEVQKFINKGETGIVVLAGDTLPIDVYCHLPVMCEDRSLPYAYIPSKVDLGLSAGSKRPTCVIMIKSHEDYKEAYDACFDEVSALPKPL